A DNA window from Methylobacterium sp. NMS14P contains the following coding sequences:
- a CDS encoding bifunctional diguanylate cyclase/phosphodiesterase yields the protein MYRAFACLTEEHTGWVVALAACVCWISCTVALKLEQRVQVRADGHGPVWLLASGFSIGAGIWSTHFIGMLGYDPGVVLGYEPRTTLLSLIVAIAAATVAFLFARAMPSRWAGAGAGLVLGIGIACMHFLGIAGVRLPGHFTWDPVLAAAAIAAGCGLAAAGMAIHVGSTGARARLAAATVLTLAIAVLHFLAMAAARVVPDPALAVPQLGLARGVLAAGIAGMMAVILAFAALTLMLDHLRRINVALARQGRMLREKTLLLDATLDSMDQGLIMVDAGGVVRVCNERALTLLDLPRAMMQARPSYRAVLRHEARRRERRRPDRSIRTWIERGEAGQTQVHERARPNGLVLEVRTVPLADGGFVRTFTDITKRKAAEAEVARLARHDVLTGLPNRALFHETLARSLADIVQRGGACAVLYLDLDGFKSVNDSLGHQAGDELLRRVAAGLRGIAGDGAVARLGGDEFAVLSAGGAAEAGALAERLIALFDSPFSVGGHRVGVGLSVGIALAPDHGIDAEPLYRRADLALYRAKAEGRGTYRIFTPAMDEEAEERRVLERDLRQALDDNTLSLHYQPQVDGHTGALVGFEALLRWTHPVRGSVSPNVFVPVAEETGLIVALGDWVLREACREAAQWAQPLKVAVNLSPRQFQKPDLPETVLAILAETGLSPDRLELEVTESIIINDMARAVGILRRLKSYGIRISMDDFGTGYASLATLQAFPFDKLKIDRSFVAQLGTGPQAAVIVRAVLSLGRSLGMGVVAEGVETHAQMKFLTEEACGEMQGYLFGRPRPITDYADAVGGPAEASEAAAPAAPAFAAAG from the coding sequence ATGTATCGCGCGTTCGCTTGCCTGACCGAGGAACATACCGGCTGGGTGGTCGCCCTGGCCGCCTGCGTGTGCTGGATCTCCTGCACGGTCGCCCTCAAGCTGGAGCAGCGCGTCCAGGTCCGCGCCGACGGGCACGGGCCGGTCTGGCTCCTGGCGTCGGGCTTCTCGATCGGGGCCGGAATCTGGAGCACGCACTTCATCGGCATGCTGGGCTACGATCCCGGCGTGGTGCTGGGCTACGAGCCGCGCACGACCCTGCTGTCGCTGATCGTCGCGATCGCGGCCGCCACCGTGGCGTTCCTGTTCGCCCGGGCCATGCCGTCGCGCTGGGCCGGGGCGGGGGCCGGCCTCGTGCTCGGGATCGGCATCGCCTGCATGCATTTCCTCGGCATCGCCGGCGTGCGACTGCCGGGGCACTTCACCTGGGACCCGGTCCTGGCCGCCGCGGCGATCGCGGCGGGCTGCGGGCTCGCGGCCGCCGGCATGGCCATCCATGTCGGGAGCACGGGCGCGCGGGCCCGGCTCGCGGCCGCGACCGTCCTGACCCTCGCCATCGCGGTCCTGCACTTCCTGGCCATGGCGGCCGCCCGCGTGGTGCCGGACCCGGCCCTGGCGGTCCCGCAGCTCGGCCTCGCCCGCGGCGTCCTGGCCGCCGGCATCGCCGGCATGATGGCGGTGATCCTGGCCTTCGCGGCGCTGACGCTGATGCTGGACCACCTGCGCCGGATCAACGTCGCCCTGGCCCGGCAGGGCCGCATGCTGCGCGAGAAGACCCTGCTGCTGGACGCCACCCTCGACAGCATGGACCAGGGCCTCATCATGGTCGACGCGGGCGGCGTGGTCCGGGTCTGCAACGAGCGGGCGCTGACGCTCCTCGACCTGCCCCGGGCGATGATGCAGGCGCGGCCGAGCTACCGGGCGGTGCTGCGCCACGAGGCCCGCCGCCGCGAGCGCCGGCGCCCGGACCGCTCGATCCGGACCTGGATCGAGCGCGGCGAGGCCGGACAGACGCAGGTTCACGAGCGGGCGCGGCCGAACGGCCTCGTGCTGGAGGTGCGCACCGTGCCCCTGGCGGATGGCGGCTTCGTGCGGACCTTCACCGACATCACCAAGCGGAAAGCCGCGGAGGCCGAGGTGGCGCGCCTCGCCCGCCACGACGTGCTCACCGGCCTGCCGAACCGGGCGCTGTTCCACGAGACCCTCGCGCGCAGCCTCGCCGACATCGTCCAGCGCGGCGGCGCCTGCGCGGTCCTGTACCTCGACCTCGACGGCTTCAAGAGCGTGAACGACAGCCTCGGCCACCAGGCCGGGGACGAGCTCCTCCGGCGCGTGGCGGCCGGCCTGCGCGGCATCGCGGGGGACGGGGCCGTGGCCCGGCTCGGGGGCGACGAGTTCGCCGTGCTCTCCGCCGGCGGCGCGGCCGAGGCCGGTGCCCTGGCCGAGCGCCTCATCGCGCTGTTCGACAGCCCATTCAGCGTGGGCGGGCACCGCGTCGGCGTCGGGCTGAGCGTCGGCATCGCGCTGGCGCCCGATCACGGGATCGATGCCGAGCCCCTGTACCGCCGCGCCGACCTCGCCCTCTACCGGGCCAAGGCCGAGGGCCGCGGCACCTACCGGATCTTCACCCCCGCCATGGACGAGGAGGCCGAGGAGCGGCGGGTGCTCGAGCGCGACCTGCGCCAAGCCCTCGACGACAACACCCTGAGCCTGCACTACCAGCCGCAGGTCGACGGCCACACGGGGGCGCTCGTGGGGTTCGAGGCGCTGCTGCGCTGGACCCACCCGGTCCGCGGCAGCGTCTCGCCGAACGTGTTCGTGCCCGTCGCCGAGGAGACCGGCCTGATCGTGGCGCTCGGCGACTGGGTGCTGCGCGAGGCCTGCCGCGAGGCCGCCCAGTGGGCGCAGCCCCTGAAGGTCGCCGTCAACCTCTCGCCGCGCCAGTTCCAGAAGCCCGACCTGCCCGAGACCGTGCTGGCGATCCTGGCGGAGACCGGCCTGTCGCCGGACCGCCTCGAGCTGGAGGTCACCGAGAGCATCATCATCAACGACATGGCGCGGGCCGTGGGCATCCTCCGCCGCCTGAAGAGCTACGGCATCCGGATCAGCATGGACGATTTCGGGACCGGCTACGCGTCGCTCGCGACCCTCCAGGCCTTCCCGTTCGACAAGCTGAAGATCGACCGCTCCTTCGTGGCGCAGCTCGGGACCGGGCCGCAGGCCGCCGTGATCGTGCGGGCCGTGCTCAGCCTCGGCCGCAGCCTCGGCATGGGCGTCGTCGCGGAGGGCGTCGAGACCCACGCGCAGATGAAGTTCCTGACCGAGGAGGCCTGCGGCGAGATGCAGGGCTACCTGTTCGGCAGGCCGCGCCCGATCACCGACTATGCCGACGCGGTCGGCGGTCCCGCCGAGGCCTCCGAGGCCGCCGCCCCGGCCGCGCCGGCCTTCGCCGCCGCCGGCTGA
- the paoA gene encoding aldehyde dehydrogenase iron-sulfur subunit PaoA: MVGVEAASRDPGARAARTDAPVLATVTFTVNGERRTLELDTRTSLLDAAREHLHLTGSKKGCDHGQCGACTMIVDGRRINACLTLAIMHQGAEIVTVEGLGQPDHLHPMQAAFVKHDGYQCGYCTPGQICSGVAVLEEIRAGIPSHVTADLGAPPQVTETEIRERMSGNLCRCGAYSNIVEAITEVAGSRA; encoded by the coding sequence ATGGTGGGAGTTGAAGCCGCGTCCCGGGACCCGGGCGCCAGAGCGGCGCGGACCGACGCACCGGTCCTCGCCACCGTCACGTTCACGGTGAACGGCGAGCGGCGCACGCTCGAACTCGACACCCGCACCAGCCTGCTCGACGCCGCGCGCGAGCACCTGCACCTCACCGGGTCCAAGAAGGGCTGCGACCACGGCCAGTGCGGCGCCTGCACGATGATCGTGGACGGCCGGCGCATCAACGCCTGCCTGACGCTGGCGATCATGCACCAGGGCGCCGAGATCGTGACCGTCGAGGGCCTCGGGCAGCCGGACCACCTGCACCCGATGCAGGCCGCCTTCGTCAAGCACGACGGCTACCAGTGCGGCTACTGCACGCCGGGCCAGATCTGCTCGGGCGTCGCGGTGCTCGAGGAGATCAGGGCCGGCATCCCGAGCCACGTCACGGCCGATCTCGGCGCCCCGCCGCAGGTGACCGAGACGGAGATCCGCGAGCGGATGAGCGGCAACCTCTGCCGCTGCGGCGCCTATTCCAACATCGTCGAGGCGATCACCGAAGTCGCCGGGAGCCGCGCATGA